Proteins co-encoded in one uncultured Draconibacterium sp. genomic window:
- a CDS encoding BlaI/MecI/CopY family transcriptional regulator encodes MKKLTPKEEEILSLFWEKGPMFVKELKELYSDQKLHYNTLSTMVRAMEEKGFITHEKFGNTYRYFAAVSKEDYSNLSLGNVVKKYFNNSYKSVVSALVEEQNLSVEDLKKLIAEIENNKNQK; translated from the coding sequence ATGAAAAAACTTACGCCGAAAGAAGAAGAGATACTGAGTTTATTTTGGGAGAAAGGCCCCATGTTTGTGAAAGAATTGAAGGAGTTATATTCAGATCAGAAACTGCACTACAACACGCTTTCAACTATGGTTAGAGCCATGGAAGAAAAAGGATTCATTACGCACGAGAAGTTTGGAAATACTTATCGGTATTTTGCTGCAGTATCAAAAGAAGATTACAGCAACCTGTCGTTAGGAAATGTGGTAAAAAAGTATTTCAACAATTCGTATAAGAGTGTTGTATCGGCCTTGGTTGAGGAACAAAACCTCTCTGTTGAGGATTTAAAAAAACTGATTGCAGAGATTGAAAACAATAAAAATCAGAAGTGA
- a CDS encoding glycoside hydrolase family 43 protein, whose protein sequence is MKKLITSLLLFAFIAGAVVQAQTPNMPGNKTTGIKIVDKLQQPASAQNFNTKDLAGYLLVYFKDQTQSAYMAVSSDGYTFTDLNNGEPIFDGTKLAEQKGVRDPHITRGPDGAFYLVMTDLHIFGKRAGYRDTQWQRPEEKYGWGNNRAIVLMKSYDLIHWTHSDFRVDKAFPELGDIDCSWAPETVYDPKEKKMMVYFTIRYNNANANMYYSYANDEFTRLETTPKMITELGGIDGDITQLGHTYHMHYVSGAKILHAVSDKINEDYVTETRRIDPESKPTEAPNVFKRLGTDTYVLMYDVYGGRPNNMGFSETKDFVSYTDIGHFNEGVMKTIGFERPKHGAVSYLTRKELKAITDYWGVDIDTK, encoded by the coding sequence ATGAAAAAACTTATTACCTCTCTATTGCTATTCGCTTTTATCGCAGGTGCTGTCGTGCAGGCACAAACACCCAACATGCCAGGCAACAAAACCACAGGAATTAAAATTGTAGACAAACTGCAACAACCGGCTTCAGCCCAAAATTTTAATACGAAAGACCTTGCCGGCTATTTGCTGGTATACTTTAAAGACCAAACACAAAGCGCGTATATGGCTGTTAGCAGCGACGGCTATACGTTTACCGATCTGAACAATGGTGAGCCCATTTTTGATGGAACAAAACTGGCCGAGCAAAAAGGCGTTCGCGATCCGCACATTACCCGTGGCCCTGATGGCGCCTTTTATCTGGTCATGACTGACCTGCATATTTTCGGGAAACGTGCCGGCTACCGCGACACCCAATGGCAACGCCCCGAAGAAAAATACGGCTGGGGAAATAACCGCGCCATTGTGCTGATGAAATCCTACGACCTGATCCACTGGACACATTCCGATTTTCGGGTTGATAAGGCTTTCCCCGAACTGGGCGACATCGATTGTTCATGGGCACCGGAAACCGTTTACGATCCAAAGGAGAAAAAAATGATGGTGTACTTTACCATTAGGTACAACAATGCTAATGCAAACATGTACTATTCGTATGCAAACGATGAATTTACCAGGCTTGAAACCACTCCAAAAATGATTACTGAGCTAGGCGGAATAGACGGCGATATTACACAACTTGGCCACACCTACCACATGCATTATGTTTCAGGAGCAAAAATTTTGCACGCTGTTTCGGATAAAATAAATGAAGACTATGTTACTGAAACACGGCGCATCGACCCCGAAAGTAAACCTACCGAAGCTCCTAATGTTTTCAAACGTTTGGGGACTGACACCTATGTGCTGATGTATGATGTGTATGGCGGCCGCCCCAACAATATGGGTTTTAGCGAAACCAAAGACTTTGTTTCGTATACTGATATTGGCCATTTTAACGAAGGAGTAATGAAAACCATTGGTTTTGAACGCCCCAAACACGGTGCAGTTAGCTATCTTACCCGCAAGGAATTAAAAGCTATTACGGACTATTGGGGTGTAGATATTGATACGAAATAA
- a CDS encoding LytTR family transcriptional regulator DNA-binding domain-containing protein, whose translation MTEKLRTIIVEDEELARNLMKSFLADNEAIELIAECENGFEGVKQINDLKPDLVFLDIQMPKITGFELLELLEHKPQIIFATAYDQYALKAFDFNAADYLLKPYSKDRLDEAIQKVLERIQTEGKESDVAEKVSDFPKDEYLDRVVVKDRHKIHIAPVDAVRYIESMDDYVMIYTTEGRWMKQKTMKYFENALNPKNFVRIHRSYIVKVDEIAEIQQYEKESYIVILHDKTKLKVSKTGYKNLKGVLNF comes from the coding sequence ATGACTGAAAAATTGCGCACAATTATAGTTGAAGATGAAGAACTGGCTCGAAACCTGATGAAGTCGTTCCTGGCCGATAATGAGGCTATTGAACTGATTGCAGAATGCGAAAACGGCTTTGAAGGCGTAAAACAAATTAACGATCTGAAACCCGATCTGGTTTTTCTCGATATTCAAATGCCAAAGATCACCGGCTTTGAGCTGCTGGAGTTGCTCGAACACAAACCACAGATAATATTTGCTACGGCATACGATCAGTATGCATTAAAAGCTTTTGATTTTAATGCTGCCGATTACTTATTAAAACCCTACTCGAAAGATCGTTTGGATGAGGCCATTCAGAAAGTTTTGGAGCGTATTCAAACCGAAGGTAAAGAATCGGATGTGGCAGAAAAAGTAAGCGATTTCCCAAAGGATGAATACCTTGATCGAGTAGTGGTGAAAGACCGTCACAAAATTCATATTGCACCGGTTGATGCGGTGCGTTACATCGAGTCGATGGACGATTATGTAATGATTTACACTACCGAAGGCCGCTGGATGAAACAAAAAACCATGAAGTATTTCGAGAATGCTTTGAATCCGAAAAACTTTGTGCGTATCCACCGAAGTTACATTGTTAAAGTTGACGAAATAGCAGAAATTCAACAATACGAAAAGGAATCGTACATTGTTATTCTGCACGACAAAACAAAATTGAAAGTCAGCAAAACCGGTTATAAGAATTTAAAAGGTGTGCTTAATTTCTAG
- a CDS encoding glycosyl hydrolase: protein MKKLALVLTAVFLISTVAFSKKKEEEKKEEEKPFVNSGLVSGLKWRSIGPAWASGRIADFAVNPNNHKEYYVAVASGNVWKTTNNGTTWNPIFDNYGAYSTGVVVLDPNNSNVVWVGTGENNHQRALGYGDGVYKSLDGGKSFKNMGLKESRQIGGIVIDPRNSDIVFVAAEGSAWGPGEERGLYKSTDGGETWNKVLEISENTGVNNVVMDPCNPDVMYATSEQRRRTSFTKIGGGPESAVYKSTDGGESWRKIMTGLPSVDIGGMGIDVSPVDPNYVYLIVEAAEDKGGFFRSTDKGESWAKMSDYHSSGQYYNEIVCDPKDVDKVYSTETVSKITVDGGKTWKSISIKGRHVDDHAIWIDPTDTNHFIIGGDGGIYETWDTGATFDFKENLPVTQFYRVYLDDAEPFYNVYGGTQDNNSMGGPSQTTSRSGVTNDEWFPTVGGDGFWGAIEPGNPDIVYSESQYGNVSRYDKKSGESLSIKPIERKGELTYKWNWNTPLIISPHKKTRLYMAANKVFRSDDRGNTWDVISDDLTAQIDRTSIPVMGKYWPAEAVVRDVSTSQWGTIVALEESKLQEGLLYAGTDDGVISVTENGENWTQVKSFPGVPELTIVSDICADRFDANVVYATFDNLKRDDFKPYVYKSTDKGKTWTSISGNLPENGSVHTIMQDFVRPELLFVGTEFGIFFTVDGGTNWVQLKSGMPTIAVFDIAIQERESDLVAATFGRGFYIMDDYSPLREISAELENTKAEIFPIKDALMFTQPRGKSNQGSTYFTAKNPEYGATFTYYLKEVPKTKEQIRKEEEKELFKEGKPIPQPTWRELQLEGKQEKTHLIFTIYDNDGNVIDQFTKAPSKGVNRVNWNMTYAATANARISDKYNPITSAGRGIMVMPGTYKVGMKLWHEGELTELVEPVSFTCKKLYNTVLPAEDYNENVEFAKKVNKLALAVVGTNRMIGETTAKVEKIKQAIYATPGASQELMDKARAIGVELEALNFKMNGVPAKASWEEIPPAQVPLNNRLSIITYTHMGSTTGITTTEKQAYEILKAEFPPVLDALKNIVENKVPALEAELNKMNAPWTPGRLPEWKE from the coding sequence ATGAAAAAACTCGCACTGGTTTTAACTGCTGTATTTTTAATCTCAACAGTGGCCTTTTCGAAAAAGAAAGAAGAGGAGAAAAAAGAAGAAGAAAAGCCTTTTGTTAATTCGGGGCTGGTAAGCGGCCTGAAATGGCGAAGTATTGGCCCGGCATGGGCAAGCGGCCGGATTGCGGATTTTGCCGTAAATCCTAATAATCACAAAGAATACTACGTGGCTGTTGCTTCGGGTAATGTTTGGAAAACCACCAACAACGGGACTACCTGGAATCCGATCTTCGATAATTATGGGGCGTATTCTACAGGTGTTGTTGTCCTCGATCCGAATAACTCAAATGTAGTTTGGGTAGGAACCGGCGAAAACAACCACCAGCGTGCCTTGGGTTATGGCGATGGTGTTTATAAATCGCTTGATGGTGGTAAGTCCTTCAAAAATATGGGTTTAAAAGAAAGCCGTCAGATAGGAGGAATCGTTATCGATCCGCGAAATTCTGATATCGTTTTTGTTGCTGCTGAAGGATCGGCATGGGGGCCGGGCGAGGAACGTGGCTTGTACAAAAGTACCGACGGTGGCGAAACCTGGAACAAAGTGTTGGAGATTAGCGAAAATACAGGCGTAAATAATGTGGTTATGGATCCTTGTAACCCGGATGTTATGTATGCAACATCGGAGCAGCGTCGACGTACTTCGTTCACTAAGATTGGTGGCGGCCCGGAATCGGCTGTATATAAAAGTACCGATGGTGGCGAAAGCTGGCGAAAAATTATGACGGGACTGCCTTCGGTTGATATTGGCGGAATGGGTATTGATGTTTCACCGGTTGACCCGAATTACGTTTACCTGATTGTGGAAGCTGCCGAAGATAAAGGCGGTTTTTTCCGCTCAACGGATAAAGGAGAGAGTTGGGCGAAAATGAGCGATTACCACTCAAGCGGTCAGTACTACAACGAAATTGTTTGCGATCCGAAAGATGTGGATAAAGTATATTCAACAGAAACGGTTTCTAAAATAACTGTTGACGGTGGAAAAACGTGGAAGAGTATCAGCATTAAAGGACGTCACGTTGATGATCACGCCATTTGGATTGATCCTACAGATACGAATCACTTTATTATTGGTGGCGATGGTGGTATTTACGAAACCTGGGACACCGGAGCAACTTTCGATTTTAAAGAGAATCTGCCAGTCACCCAGTTTTATCGTGTGTATCTCGACGATGCTGAGCCGTTTTACAATGTGTATGGCGGAACACAGGACAACAATTCAATGGGCGGTCCATCACAAACAACCAGCCGAAGTGGCGTTACAAACGACGAATGGTTTCCAACCGTTGGTGGCGATGGTTTTTGGGGAGCTATCGAGCCCGGAAATCCAGACATCGTTTACTCTGAATCTCAATACGGAAATGTATCGCGTTACGATAAAAAAAGCGGCGAGAGTTTAAGTATTAAACCCATTGAGCGCAAAGGCGAACTGACTTACAAGTGGAACTGGAATACGCCTTTGATTATTAGTCCGCATAAAAAAACACGTTTGTACATGGCGGCGAACAAGGTTTTTCGTAGCGACGACCGCGGTAACACCTGGGACGTAATCAGCGATGATCTGACTGCACAAATCGACCGCACATCAATTCCGGTAATGGGAAAATACTGGCCTGCCGAAGCAGTGGTTCGCGATGTGTCTACTTCGCAGTGGGGAACCATTGTGGCACTCGAAGAATCAAAACTACAGGAAGGACTGTTGTATGCCGGAACCGACGACGGTGTAATTTCGGTTACCGAAAATGGTGAAAACTGGACACAGGTAAAATCCTTCCCGGGAGTGCCGGAGTTAACGATTGTAAGTGATATTTGTGCCGACCGTTTTGATGCGAATGTGGTTTATGCCACTTTCGATAATTTGAAACGCGACGATTTTAAACCTTACGTTTATAAAAGTACCGATAAAGGAAAAACATGGACTTCAATTTCGGGCAATTTGCCTGAAAATGGCTCGGTTCATACCATTATGCAGGATTTTGTTCGTCCTGAATTATTGTTTGTGGGAACAGAATTTGGTATTTTCTTTACTGTCGACGGTGGTACAAACTGGGTGCAGCTAAAATCAGGAATGCCAACCATCGCGGTATTCGATATTGCCATTCAGGAGCGCGAAAGCGACTTGGTTGCAGCTACATTTGGCCGTGGTTTCTACATCATGGACGATTACAGCCCGTTGCGCGAAATTTCAGCCGAGCTGGAAAATACAAAAGCGGAGATTTTCCCGATAAAAGATGCGCTGATGTTTACACAACCCAGGGGAAAAAGCAACCAGGGAAGTACCTATTTTACAGCGAAGAATCCGGAATACGGAGCAACATTTACCTATTACCTGAAAGAAGTCCCAAAAACAAAAGAGCAAATTCGTAAAGAGGAAGAGAAAGAGTTGTTTAAAGAAGGAAAACCGATTCCGCAACCTACCTGGAGGGAATTGCAACTGGAAGGAAAGCAGGAAAAAACACATCTGATATTTACCATTTATGATAACGACGGGAATGTGATCGATCAGTTTACAAAAGCTCCTTCAAAAGGCGTGAACCGCGTGAACTGGAATATGACTTATGCAGCTACTGCAAATGCTCGTATTAGCGATAAATACAACCCAATTACAAGTGCTGGTCGTGGTATAATGGTAATGCCCGGGACTTATAAAGTGGGTATGAAATTGTGGCACGAAGGCGAGTTAACCGAATTGGTTGAGCCGGTTTCGTTTACTTGCAAAAAATTATATAACACGGTGTTGCCTGCCGAAGACTATAACGAGAATGTTGAGTTTGCCAAAAAGGTGAATAAACTGGCACTGGCAGTTGTCGGAACCAACCGAATGATTGGCGAAACCACTGCAAAAGTAGAGAAGATAAAACAAGCCATTTATGCGACTCCGGGAGCTAGCCAGGAGTTAATGGATAAAGCCCGTGCAATTGGTGTGGAGCTGGAAGCACTGAACTTTAAAATGAATGGTGTGCCGGCTAAAGCAAGCTGGGAAGAAATTCCTCCTGCACAAGTGCCGTTGAACAACCGGTTGAGTATTATTACTTATACGCACATGGGATCGACAACGGGAATTACCACCACCGAAAAACAAGCGTACGAAATTCTTAAAGCAGAATTCCCGCCGGTGTTGGATGCATTGAAAAATATTGTTGAAAATAAAGTTCCGGCGCTGGAAGCCGAACTCAACAAAATGAATGCACCATGGACTCCGGGACGTTTGCCGGAATGGAAAGAGTAA
- a CDS encoding M56 family metallopeptidase — protein MNPFLAYLLKSSISLALLYVVFKLSLSRDKMHTANRFVLIGILLTSVILPFADIPVFSKTQVIPQFEVIHEFVTTPQITAAPIHNESIEAINEVSSFSVNPWLLFYLTVIGLLVIRLAFSVARVLQIIRRAEKQHFRDVILAIVKDLIQPFSFLQHIILSEKDFTENKDIVLAHEYAHIQHKHTVDLMICELFTALYWFNPFMWLLRRDLKLVHEYQADEAVLNKGIDAQKYQLLVLEKAVGERRFAMANHFTQKPIVKRLKMMTKTKRQKWGMVKMILFVPLLIVLLQAFSRPDLITKSADFIPVRYTENKVEQWLAKWNIDNIGDGIFDPGIERDQLSEKENNVLMILMNIKDDYLIENKRASRESLKMILPVFLRGSSIDGSKAPDLVEKEIPGIGTVKVSEGWISYRHDIESSREAINFTLRQIGEVYLEARDAKAFILFGKKYFDLGEEKQKMVNKVVPIRFSYETPKNPRTSTWLPFQDKPSPEPKPMEMLVRYDGTIVFGNKTYENLDEFEHDLKVWKKELEAINKEKKTNHYYRVNATFEHGSRTQEICSKEISKINYMLWKQSMHVEQIHHVFPEESVVRPLEMDKLTTRMNNVLAAADTTGMQ, from the coding sequence ATGAATCCGTTTTTGGCCTACCTCTTAAAATCGAGTATAAGTTTGGCACTACTTTATGTGGTGTTTAAACTTAGCCTTAGCCGCGATAAAATGCACACGGCCAACCGCTTTGTTTTGATCGGAATTTTGCTGACTTCGGTAATTCTTCCTTTTGCCGATATTCCGGTTTTTAGCAAAACGCAGGTGATTCCGCAATTCGAGGTTATTCACGAATTTGTAACGACACCGCAAATTACAGCGGCTCCCATTCATAATGAAAGTATTGAGGCCATAAACGAAGTTTCGTCCTTTTCAGTTAACCCGTGGTTACTGTTTTACCTGACTGTGATCGGACTGCTCGTTATTCGTCTGGCCTTTTCGGTGGCACGGGTGCTGCAGATCATTCGCCGGGCCGAGAAACAACACTTCCGGGATGTGATCCTGGCCATTGTTAAAGATCTTATTCAACCCTTTTCCTTTTTGCAACACATTATTTTGTCGGAAAAGGATTTTACCGAAAATAAGGATATTGTACTTGCCCACGAATACGCCCACATTCAACACAAACATACCGTTGACCTTATGATCTGTGAGCTGTTTACCGCCCTTTACTGGTTTAACCCGTTTATGTGGTTGTTGCGCCGCGATTTAAAATTAGTACACGAATACCAGGCTGATGAGGCTGTATTAAATAAAGGCATCGATGCACAAAAATACCAGTTGCTGGTATTGGAGAAGGCTGTTGGTGAAAGACGTTTTGCCATGGCCAACCATTTTACTCAAAAACCCATTGTAAAACGATTAAAAATGATGACAAAAACAAAACGTCAGAAATGGGGCATGGTGAAGATGATTCTCTTTGTGCCCCTACTAATAGTGCTTTTACAAGCATTTTCACGACCCGATTTGATTACAAAATCAGCAGATTTTATTCCGGTGCGTTATACGGAAAATAAGGTAGAGCAGTGGCTCGCAAAATGGAACATCGATAACATTGGCGATGGAATTTTCGATCCTGGAATTGAACGCGATCAATTGTCGGAAAAGGAGAATAACGTTCTGATGATTCTTATGAATATTAAGGATGATTACCTGATCGAAAATAAAAGAGCTTCGAGAGAAAGTTTAAAAATGATATTGCCTGTTTTTTTGAGAGGATCGAGTATTGATGGCAGTAAAGCTCCTGACCTTGTTGAAAAAGAAATTCCGGGAATTGGCACAGTAAAAGTTTCTGAAGGCTGGATCTCCTATCGCCATGATATTGAATCGTCGAGAGAAGCGATAAACTTTACTTTACGTCAAATAGGGGAGGTTTACCTCGAAGCCAGGGACGCAAAAGCATTTATATTGTTCGGAAAGAAATATTTCGATCTGGGTGAAGAGAAACAGAAGATGGTAAACAAGGTTGTTCCTATCCGGTTTTCGTACGAAACACCAAAAAATCCCAGAACAAGCACCTGGTTACCTTTTCAGGATAAACCTTCGCCCGAACCCAAGCCAATGGAAATGTTGGTGCGCTACGATGGTACGATTGTTTTTGGTAACAAAACCTACGAAAATCTGGATGAATTTGAGCACGATTTAAAGGTGTGGAAAAAGGAGTTGGAAGCGATTAATAAAGAAAAAAAAACGAATCATTATTATCGAGTCAACGCTACTTTTGAGCATGGTTCACGAACTCAGGAAATATGTTCAAAAGAGATTAGTAAGATAAATTACATGCTTTGGAAACAAAGTATGCATGTAGAGCAAATTCATCATGTATTCCCGGAAGAGTCAGTTGTGCGTCCACTGGAAATGGATAAGCTAACCACAAGAATGAATAATGTTTTAGCTGCAGCTGATACTACTGGAATGCAGTAG